Proteins found in one Phocoena sinus isolate mPhoSin1 chromosome 19, mPhoSin1.pri, whole genome shotgun sequence genomic segment:
- the LOC116743722 gene encoding uncharacterized protein LOC116743722, with the protein MLPLSTIEGQETEAVQTKPPEKGVLLSENPDDPPKKPIRMKGTMLFRVLPFCPVIPWTSSEPALRGRQEQTLSKPARSCPAAQTEPGSGGSTCGVTMLPLSTIEGQEMEAVQTKPPEKGALLPENPGEPRNKSTGMKGRLSFKVLPICPMPSVCFTYYLEQDDPDSDSQFPLEPSKPDPNCTFVPLPVLEFHEIKVCECPLCCLSFVTAS; encoded by the exons ATGCTACCTCTCAGCACCATCGAGGGCCAGGAAACGGAGGCGGTGCAGACCAAGCCGCCGGAGAAAGGAG tCCTGCTTTCTGAGAACCCTGATGATCCACCAAAGAAGCCCATCAGAATGAAGGGAACAATGTTATTCAGAGTCCTGCCGTTCTGCCCTGTG ATTCCCTGGACATCTTCGGAGCCAGCGCTGCGCGGGCGCCAAGAACAAACACTGAGCAAGCCTGCCCGCTCCTGCCCAGCGGCCCAGACAGAACCCGGATCCGGAG GGAGCACCTGTGGTGTCACGATGCTACCTCTCAGCACCATCGAGGGCCAGGAAATGGAGGCGGTGCAGACCAAGCCGCCGGAGAAAGGAG ctctgcttcctgAGAACCCTGGTGAGCCGCGGAACAAGTCCACTGGAATGAAGGGAAGACTGTCATTCAAAGTCCTGCCAATCTGTCCCATG CCAAGTGTTTGCTTCACCTATTACTTGGAACAGGATGACCCTGACTCTGATTCCCAATTTCCTCTTGAACCTTCGAAACCTGACCCAAATTGCACCTTCGTTCCTCTGCCTGTGTTAGAGTTTCATGAAATCAAGGTGTGTGAATGTCCCCTGTGCTGTCTCAGCTTTGTCACTGCTTCCTAA